The window CCTCCAGCAGATCGCCGAGCTCACGGCCTCCGGCTGCCAGATCGTGCGCGTGGCCTGCCCGACGCAGGACGACGCCGACGCCCTCTCGACCATCGCCCGCAAGTCCCAGATCCCGGTGATCGCGGACATCCACTTCCAGCCGAAGTACGTCTTCGCGGCGATCGAGGCGGGCTGCGCCGCGGTCCGCGTGAACCCCGGCAACATCAAGCAGTTCGACGACAAGGTCAAGGAGATCGCGCGGGCCGCCAAGGACCACGGCACCCCGATCCGCATCGGCGTCAACGCCGGCTCGCTCGACCGGCGCCTGCTGCAGAAGTACGGCAAGGCGACGCCCGAGGCCCTGGTCGAATCGGCGCTCTGGGAGGCGTCCCTCTTCGAGGAGCACGACTTCCGGGACATCAAGATCTCGGTCAAGCACAACGACCCGGTCGTGATGATCGAGGCGTACCGCCAGCTCGCGGCCCAGTCCGACTACCCCCTCCACCTCGGTGTGACGGAGGCGGGCCCGGCCTTCCAGGGCACGATCAAGAGCGCGGTGGCGTTCGGAGCCCTCCTCTCCCAGGGCATCGGCGACACGATCCGCGTCTCCCTGAGCGCACCCCCCGCCGAGGAAGTGAAGGTCGGCCTCCAGATCCTGGAGTCCCTCAACCTCAAGCAGCGCGGCCTGGAGATCGTCTCCTGCCCGTCCTGCGGCCGCGCCCAGGTCGACGTCTACAAGCTGGCCGAGGAGGTCACGGCGGGCCTGACCGGCATGGAGGTCCCGCTGCGGGTGGCCGTCATGGGCTGCGTCGTGAACGGCCCCGGCGAGGCTCGCGAGGCCGACCTCGGCGTCGCCTCCGGCAACGGCAAGGGCCAGATCTTCGTCAAGGGCGAGGTCATCAAGACCGTCCCCGAGTCCAAGATCGTCGAGACCCTCATCGAGGAGGCCATGAAGCTGGCCGAACAGATGGAGGCGGACGGCGTGGCAAGCGGCGAGCCGTCGATTTCGGTGGCGGGCTGACCGGACGCTTCCTGGACGCCG of the Streptomyces sp. T12 genome contains:
- the ispG gene encoding flavodoxin-dependent (E)-4-hydroxy-3-methylbut-2-enyl-diphosphate synthase; this translates as MTAISLGMPSVPTKLAERRKSRQIQVGTVAVGGDAPVSVQSMTTTRTSDIGATLQQIAELTASGCQIVRVACPTQDDADALSTIARKSQIPVIADIHFQPKYVFAAIEAGCAAVRVNPGNIKQFDDKVKEIARAAKDHGTPIRIGVNAGSLDRRLLQKYGKATPEALVESALWEASLFEEHDFRDIKISVKHNDPVVMIEAYRQLAAQSDYPLHLGVTEAGPAFQGTIKSAVAFGALLSQGIGDTIRVSLSAPPAEEVKVGLQILESLNLKQRGLEIVSCPSCGRAQVDVYKLAEEVTAGLTGMEVPLRVAVMGCVVNGPGEAREADLGVASGNGKGQIFVKGEVIKTVPESKIVETLIEEAMKLAEQMEADGVASGEPSISVAG